The Streptomyces sp. NBC_01244 genome contains a region encoding:
- the araA gene encoding L-arabinose isomerase gives MPSQASPAQEIWFLTGSQGLYGEETLKQVAEQSRQIAAALADASGIPARVVWKPVLTDADAIRRVCLDANADDRCIGLIAWMHTFSPAKMWIAGLDALRKPLLHLHTQSNVALPWDTIDMDFMNLNQAAHGDREFGHIQTRLGVPRKTVAGHVTDPVTSARVAVWARAAAARSELATLKVARFGDNMRDVAVTEGDKVEAQLRFGVSVNTYGVNDLVEVVDSADETGVASLVEEYADLYDLAPELRPGGERHDALRYAARIEAGLRTFLETGGFGAFTTNFEDLGGLRQLPGLAVQRLMAQGYGFGGEGDWKTAVLLRALKVAAAGLPGGTSFMEDYTYDLTPGNELILGAHMLEVCPTIAAARPSCEIHPLGIGGREDPVRLVFDAAPGPAVVVGLADLGDRFRLIANDIDVVAPPHPLPALPVARAVWRPRPDLRTSTESWLTAGGPHHTVLSTALTSDHLDDLAEMLRLELALIDETTTPKQFRRDLRWNQAYYRLALGL, from the coding sequence GTGCCCAGCCAAGCATCCCCCGCCCAGGAGATCTGGTTCCTCACCGGCAGCCAAGGCCTGTACGGAGAGGAGACGCTGAAGCAGGTCGCCGAACAGTCGCGGCAGATCGCCGCCGCGCTGGCCGACGCCTCCGGCATTCCCGCGCGTGTGGTGTGGAAGCCGGTGCTGACCGACGCCGACGCCATCCGCCGGGTATGCCTCGATGCCAACGCCGACGACCGGTGCATCGGGCTGATCGCCTGGATGCACACCTTCTCGCCGGCCAAGATGTGGATCGCCGGACTGGACGCGCTGCGCAAGCCGTTGCTGCACCTCCACACCCAGTCGAACGTGGCCCTGCCCTGGGACACCATCGACATGGACTTCATGAACCTCAACCAAGCCGCCCACGGAGACCGCGAGTTCGGGCACATCCAGACCCGTCTCGGCGTACCCCGCAAGACCGTGGCCGGCCACGTCACCGATCCGGTGACGAGCGCACGCGTCGCGGTCTGGGCGCGGGCGGCCGCCGCACGATCCGAACTGGCCACCCTCAAGGTCGCCCGCTTCGGCGACAACATGCGCGACGTGGCCGTCACCGAGGGCGACAAGGTCGAGGCCCAGCTGCGCTTCGGCGTCTCCGTCAACACCTACGGCGTCAACGACCTGGTGGAGGTCGTCGACAGCGCGGACGAGACCGGGGTGGCTTCCCTCGTCGAGGAGTACGCCGACCTGTACGACCTGGCGCCGGAACTGCGACCGGGCGGCGAACGGCACGACGCGCTGCGCTACGCGGCCCGCATCGAAGCCGGCCTGCGCACCTTCCTCGAAACGGGCGGCTTCGGGGCCTTCACCACCAACTTCGAGGACCTGGGCGGACTGCGCCAGCTGCCCGGCCTCGCGGTCCAGCGGCTCATGGCCCAGGGGTACGGCTTCGGAGGAGAGGGCGACTGGAAGACCGCCGTCCTGCTGCGCGCCCTCAAGGTGGCTGCCGCCGGCCTCCCGGGCGGCACCTCCTTCATGGAGGACTACACCTACGACCTGACACCCGGCAACGAGCTCATCCTCGGCGCGCACATGCTGGAGGTCTGCCCCACCATCGCCGCCGCCAGGCCCAGCTGCGAGATCCACCCCCTCGGCATCGGCGGGCGGGAGGACCCGGTGCGCCTGGTGTTCGACGCGGCCCCCGGCCCGGCCGTGGTGGTCGGGCTCGCCGACCTCGGCGACCGCTTCCGCCTGATCGCCAATGACATCGACGTGGTGGCACCCCCTCACCCGCTGCCCGCACTGCCCGTCGCCCGCGCGGTCTGGCGGCCGCGCCCCGACCTGCGGACCTCCACCGAATCCTGGCTGACGGCCGGAGGACCGCACCACACCGTCCTCAGCACCGCCCTGACCTCCGACCACCTCGACGACCTCGCGGAAATGCTCCGCCTGGAGCTCGCCCTCATCGACGAGACCACCACCCCGAAGCAGTTCCGGCGCGATCTCCGCTGGAACCAGGCGTACTACCGGCTGGCGCTGGGGCTGTGA
- a CDS encoding ABC transporter substrate-binding protein produces MARRAALVLTAALLASSALTACSTEGPASAPASGAKTGSGGAITMGFAQVGAESGWRTANTKSVQEAAKKAGIELKFSDAQQKQENQIKAIRTFIQQKVDVIAFSPVVESGWDTVLKEAKDAGIPVILTDRAVDTKDTSLYKTFLGSDFVKEGKSAGEWLTGAYANEQGPVNIVELQGTTGSAPANDRKAGFADAIRADGKFKIVASQTGDFTRAKGKEVMQAFLKSQKDIDVLYAHNDDMALGAIQAIEESGKKPGTDIKVISVDGIKDAFVAMTEGKINVVVECNPMLGDQLMELAKKVVAGESVPTRVETQEGVFPQDKAAAALPTRNY; encoded by the coding sequence ATGGCTCGCAGAGCAGCCCTCGTCCTCACCGCCGCCCTTCTCGCCTCCTCGGCGTTGACCGCCTGCTCGACCGAGGGTCCCGCCTCCGCCCCGGCCTCCGGGGCCAAGACGGGCTCCGGCGGCGCCATCACCATGGGCTTCGCCCAGGTCGGCGCCGAGAGCGGTTGGCGTACCGCCAACACCAAGTCCGTGCAGGAGGCGGCGAAGAAGGCCGGGATCGAGCTCAAGTTCTCCGACGCTCAGCAGAAGCAGGAGAACCAGATCAAGGCGATCCGCACCTTCATCCAGCAGAAGGTCGACGTGATCGCCTTCTCGCCGGTCGTGGAATCCGGCTGGGACACGGTGCTCAAGGAGGCCAAGGACGCGGGCATCCCGGTCATCCTCACCGACCGCGCCGTGGACACCAAGGACACCTCCCTCTACAAGACCTTCCTGGGCTCGGACTTCGTCAAGGAGGGCAAGTCCGCGGGCGAGTGGCTGACCGGCGCGTACGCGAACGAACAGGGCCCGGTCAACATCGTCGAGCTCCAGGGCACCACGGGCTCAGCACCCGCCAACGACCGCAAGGCCGGCTTCGCCGATGCCATCCGTGCCGACGGCAAGTTCAAGATCGTCGCCTCGCAGACGGGCGACTTCACCCGCGCCAAGGGCAAGGAGGTCATGCAGGCGTTCCTGAAGTCCCAGAAGGACATCGACGTCCTCTACGCCCACAACGACGACATGGCCCTCGGCGCCATTCAGGCCATCGAGGAGTCCGGCAAGAAGCCCGGTACGGACATCAAGGTGATCTCGGTGGACGGAATCAAGGACGCCTTCGTCGCCATGACCGAAGGCAAGATCAACGTCGTGGTGGAGTGCAACCCGATGCTCGGCGACCAGCTCATGGAGCTGGCGAAGAAGGTCGTGGCGGGGGAGAGCGTCCCGACCCGGGTCGAGACCCAGGAGGGCGTCTTCCCGCAGGACAAGGCCGCGGCCGCCCTGCCGACCCGGAACTACTGA
- the yjfF gene encoding galactofuranose ABC transporter, permease protein YjfF: MSTGIASAAAHLTRPFATVSPRTRTRIPLIVTAVLLAVMFGVGSVRYEGFLSAQVVLNLLIDNGFLLVVAVGATFVILTGGIDLSVGSMVALSTMLTAWLVESHGWPLATVIPLVLLVGAGSGTLMGWIIHTFEIQPFIVTLAGMFLARGLCYTISTESITISDPTTAGIAQTRLYGPGGLFVSIPVVIALAVLVIAFVVLHHTRFGRNVYALGDNESSARLMGLPAGSTKIAVYAVSGLCSALGGLLLTFYMLSGYALHAMGMELDAIAATVIGGTLLTGGSGFVLGTALGVLVLGTIQTVVNFQGTLSSWWTRIVIGALLLVFIVLQRLMSGRRPAAG; this comes from the coding sequence ATGAGTACCGGCATCGCGAGCGCCGCCGCGCATCTCACCCGCCCCTTCGCGACGGTGTCCCCGCGCACCCGCACCCGTATCCCACTGATCGTCACGGCCGTCCTGCTGGCCGTCATGTTCGGCGTCGGATCGGTGCGCTACGAGGGCTTCCTCTCCGCGCAAGTCGTACTGAACCTGCTGATCGACAACGGATTCCTCCTGGTCGTCGCGGTCGGGGCGACCTTCGTCATCCTCACCGGCGGCATCGACCTGTCCGTCGGCTCCATGGTGGCCCTGTCGACCATGCTCACCGCCTGGCTGGTCGAGTCGCACGGCTGGCCCCTGGCCACCGTCATTCCACTGGTCCTGCTCGTCGGCGCCGGGAGCGGGACGCTCATGGGCTGGATCATCCACACCTTCGAGATCCAGCCGTTCATCGTCACCCTGGCCGGCATGTTCCTCGCCCGCGGGCTCTGCTACACGATCAGCACCGAATCCATCACGATCAGCGACCCCACCACGGCCGGAATCGCGCAGACCCGGCTGTACGGCCCGGGAGGACTGTTCGTCTCGATCCCGGTGGTCATCGCCCTGGCCGTACTGGTGATCGCCTTCGTCGTACTGCACCACACGCGGTTCGGCCGCAACGTGTACGCACTGGGCGACAACGAGTCCTCCGCACGCCTGATGGGTCTTCCGGCGGGCTCCACCAAGATCGCCGTCTACGCCGTCAGCGGCCTGTGTTCCGCGCTCGGCGGCCTGTTGCTGACCTTCTACATGCTCTCCGGCTACGCCCTCCACGCCATGGGCATGGAACTCGACGCGATCGCCGCCACCGTGATCGGCGGCACGCTGCTGACCGGAGGCTCCGGCTTCGTCCTGGGCACGGCCCTCGGCGTGCTCGTCCTCGGCACGATCCAGACGGTGGTCAACTTCCAGGGCACGCTCAGCTCTTGGTGGACCCGGATCGTCATCGGCGCCCTGCTGCTCGTGTTCATCGTGCTGCAACGACTGATGAGCGGCCGCCGCCCCGCCGCCGGCTGA
- a CDS encoding sugar ABC transporter ATP-binding protein, translated as MASPSTPPPTGAGGPHPVLEAHDIRKQFPGVLALDGVGLRLFPGEVHALMGENGAGKSTLIKVLTGVHPADGGTIVVDGRSHAFADPLQAQRAGISTVYQEVNLCPNISVAENILIGREPRRFGLIHWSAMRQRAAELLTELDLELDVTSLLDSHSLAVQQLVAIVRAVDVSAKVLVLDEPTSSLDREEVAQLFTLVRRLRDRGVAILFVTHFLDQVFDLCDRVTILRNGRMEGEYPIGELTPVTLVQRMIGGELATLDQLSGRAQEEAAERATSGPFLQARQLARTGSIEPYDLDIHSGEVIGLAGLLGSGRTEVARLLFGADSADSGDVSIEGKKVLLRTPRHAIARGIAFCSENRKSEGLVGELTVRENIILALQATRGWTRPLARTKQDELARHWIEALDIRPADPEAQVRHLSGGNQQKVLLARWLLTDPRLLILDEPTRGIDIGAKAEIQKLVARLAGEGTAVLFISAELEEVLRLSHRIAVLRDHRMVATLANDDTVTPERLLTTIATGTDS; from the coding sequence ATGGCATCTCCGTCCACCCCGCCGCCCACGGGCGCGGGCGGCCCGCACCCGGTCCTGGAAGCCCACGACATCCGCAAGCAGTTCCCCGGCGTGCTCGCCCTCGACGGAGTCGGCTTGCGGCTCTTCCCCGGTGAGGTGCACGCCCTGATGGGCGAGAACGGCGCCGGGAAGTCCACCTTGATCAAGGTGCTCACCGGTGTCCACCCCGCCGACGGCGGCACCATCGTCGTCGACGGCCGGAGCCACGCGTTCGCGGACCCCCTCCAGGCGCAGCGGGCCGGAATCAGCACCGTCTACCAGGAGGTGAACCTCTGCCCGAACATCTCGGTCGCAGAGAACATCCTCATCGGGCGCGAACCGCGCCGGTTCGGTCTCATCCACTGGTCCGCGATGCGGCAGCGGGCGGCCGAACTGCTGACGGAACTGGACCTCGAACTGGACGTCACCAGCCTGCTCGATTCGCATTCCCTGGCGGTGCAGCAACTGGTCGCCATCGTCCGGGCGGTGGACGTCTCGGCGAAGGTGCTCGTGCTGGACGAACCCACCTCCAGCCTCGATCGCGAGGAGGTCGCCCAGCTCTTCACCCTGGTGCGGCGCCTGCGGGACCGCGGCGTGGCCATCCTGTTCGTCACGCACTTCCTCGACCAGGTATTCGATCTCTGCGACCGCGTCACCATCCTGCGCAACGGCCGGATGGAAGGCGAGTACCCCATCGGCGAACTCACCCCGGTGACCCTGGTGCAGCGCATGATCGGCGGAGAACTGGCCACCCTCGACCAGTTGTCCGGCCGTGCCCAGGAGGAAGCGGCCGAACGAGCGACCAGCGGGCCGTTCCTCCAGGCACGACAGCTGGCCCGTACGGGCTCGATCGAACCGTACGACCTCGACATCCATTCCGGCGAGGTCATCGGACTGGCCGGCCTCCTGGGCTCGGGCCGCACCGAGGTGGCGCGCCTCCTGTTCGGCGCGGACAGCGCGGACTCCGGAGACGTGAGCATCGAGGGCAAGAAGGTACTCCTGCGCACCCCCCGCCACGCCATCGCCCGGGGCATCGCGTTCTGTTCCGAGAACCGCAAGTCCGAGGGCCTGGTGGGCGAGCTCACGGTCCGCGAGAACATCATCCTCGCGTTGCAGGCCACCCGCGGCTGGACCAGGCCGCTGGCCCGCACGAAGCAGGACGAACTGGCACGGCACTGGATCGAAGCCCTGGACATCCGCCCCGCCGACCCCGAAGCGCAAGTGCGCCACCTCAGCGGAGGCAACCAGCAGAAGGTCCTCCTCGCACGCTGGCTGCTGACCGACCCCCGGCTCCTGATCCTCGACGAACCCACCCGGGGCATCGACATCGGCGCCAAGGCCGAGATTCAGAAACTCGTGGCCCGCCTGGCGGGCGAAGGCACCGCGGTGCTGTTCATCTCGGCGGAACTCGAAGAGGTCCTGCGCCTGAGCCACCGCATCGCCGTGCTCCGCGACCACCGCATGGTGGCCACCCTGGCCAACGACGACACCGTCACGCCCGAACGCCTCCTGACGACCATCGCCACCGGAACGGACTCATGA
- a CDS encoding ABC transporter permease, translating to MTTQPAKSEAAGAIGRRLAGHRLLWPALILLALLLGNLAFHHDFFSVRVRDGHLYGSLIDILQFGAPLILVALGMTLVIATRGIDLSVGSTVAIAGALACGHISTAARPGSVATMLTAVALALGVALVLGLANGFLVSGLGVQPIVATLILMVAGRGVAQLITDGQIVTVTSAPYKMIGGGYWLTFPFAVLLAAALVALTAFVTRRSALGMLIESVGGNPAASRLVGIRAGGLLALVYVFSALCAAVAGLMISSNVSSADGNNAGLWIELDAILAVVVGGTALTGGRFSLGGTVLGALIIQTLSTTVYTLGVPPETTLVFKAFVVIVVCLVQSPVFRAKVLRRRGPATPRSHTPAGATPQQQEVRA from the coding sequence ATGACCACCCAGCCCGCCAAGTCCGAGGCGGCCGGAGCGATCGGGAGACGTCTGGCCGGCCACCGCCTGCTGTGGCCCGCGCTCATCCTGCTCGCCCTGCTCCTCGGCAACCTCGCGTTCCACCACGACTTCTTCTCCGTACGCGTGCGCGACGGCCACCTCTACGGCAGCCTCATCGACATCCTCCAGTTCGGTGCGCCCCTCATCCTGGTGGCGCTCGGCATGACCCTGGTCATCGCCACCCGCGGGATCGACCTCTCGGTGGGTTCCACCGTCGCCATCGCCGGCGCCCTCGCCTGCGGGCACATCTCCACCGCCGCGCGTCCCGGCAGTGTCGCCACCATGCTCACGGCCGTCGCCCTCGCACTCGGCGTCGCACTCGTGCTGGGCCTGGCCAACGGCTTCCTGGTGTCCGGGCTGGGTGTGCAGCCCATCGTGGCCACCTTGATCCTCATGGTCGCGGGCCGCGGCGTCGCCCAGCTGATCACGGACGGCCAGATCGTCACGGTGACCAGTGCCCCCTACAAAATGATCGGCGGGGGCTACTGGCTGACCTTCCCGTTCGCCGTCCTTCTGGCAGCCGCCCTCGTCGCGCTCACCGCCTTCGTCACCCGTCGCAGCGCACTCGGCATGCTGATCGAGTCCGTTGGCGGCAACCCCGCCGCCAGCCGCCTGGTCGGCATCCGGGCCGGCGGCCTGCTCGCCCTGGTCTACGTCTTCAGCGCGCTGTGCGCCGCCGTCGCCGGGCTGATGATCAGCTCCAACGTCTCCAGCGCCGACGGCAACAACGCCGGCCTGTGGATCGAGCTCGACGCGATCCTCGCCGTCGTCGTCGGCGGCACCGCACTGACCGGAGGACGCTTCTCCCTCGGCGGCACCGTTCTGGGCGCCCTGATCATCCAGACCCTGTCCACCACCGTCTACACCCTCGGCGTCCCGCCCGAGACCACCCTCGTCTTCAAGGCCTTCGTCGTCATCGTCGTCTGCCTCGTGCAGTCCCCGGTCTTCCGGGCCAAGGTCCTGCGCCGCCGCGGGCCGGCCACTCCCCGATCCCACACCCCGGCGGGCGCCACCCCGCAGCAGCAGGAGGTACGCGCATGA
- a CDS encoding aldose epimerase family protein: MEHTYESTDQATDPGQAPTCPGAGRPLRLADEERGERWRFGFPGRARAEVHTRGARLRSLILPDRWGHTADVVLAPRDPADREGSARYFGATVGRYANRVAHGRLVVDGVTHQLATQETGHTLHGGPDGFDQRLWRCEPFHSAHRTGVRLFLHSPDGDQGFPGALNVRLTYTLDRDDNLTMLYQAVADAPTIVNLTNHAYWNLEGEGRGNVLAHHLQVAAPLYTSVGAELIPDGPHRPVSDTPFDLRRPRRLSDVLTHTEAQLALAGGGFDHNWVLDDARRAGPRKAAVLYAPASGRRMEVRTTEPGIQVYTAQGLTGDITGKAGRPYHAYAGIALETQHFPDSPNRPDYPTVVLRPGELYRSTTIHSFTTVTA; this comes from the coding sequence ATGGAACACACATATGAATCCACCGACCAGGCCACTGACCCCGGGCAGGCTCCCACCTGCCCGGGGGCGGGCCGTCCCCTGCGTCTGGCCGATGAGGAAAGGGGGGAGAGGTGGCGGTTCGGCTTCCCCGGCCGGGCCCGCGCGGAGGTGCACACGCGCGGCGCCCGCCTCCGTTCCCTGATCCTGCCGGACCGCTGGGGCCACACCGCCGACGTGGTGCTCGCGCCCCGCGACCCCGCCGACCGCGAGGGCTCCGCACGCTACTTCGGCGCGACGGTGGGCCGTTACGCCAACCGCGTCGCGCACGGCCGGCTCGTCGTCGACGGAGTCACCCACCAGCTCGCCACCCAGGAGACCGGGCACACGCTGCACGGCGGTCCCGACGGGTTCGACCAGCGCCTGTGGCGGTGCGAACCCTTCCACTCGGCGCACCGCACCGGTGTCCGCCTGTTCCTGCACAGCCCCGACGGGGACCAGGGATTCCCCGGTGCCCTGAACGTGCGCCTCACCTACACGCTGGACCGCGACGACAACCTGACCATGTTGTACCAGGCGGTCGCCGACGCGCCGACGATCGTCAACCTCACCAACCACGCCTACTGGAACCTCGAAGGGGAGGGGCGCGGCAACGTCCTGGCGCACCACCTCCAGGTCGCGGCTCCCCTCTACACCTCCGTCGGCGCCGAGTTGATCCCCGACGGCCCCCACCGCCCGGTCAGCGACACCCCGTTCGACCTCCGCCGGCCCCGGCGTCTCTCCGACGTCCTGACCCATACGGAGGCGCAACTGGCTCTCGCCGGCGGAGGCTTCGACCACAACTGGGTCCTCGACGACGCCCGGCGAGCCGGTCCTCGTAAGGCCGCTGTGCTGTACGCCCCCGCATCCGGCCGCCGCATGGAGGTGCGCACCACGGAACCGGGCATCCAGGTCTACACCGCCCAGGGCCTGACCGGTGACATCACGGGCAAGGCCGGCAGACCCTACCACGCCTACGCGGGGATCGCGCTGGAGACACAGCACTTCCCGGACTCCCCGAACCGCCCCGACTACCCGACGGTCGTCCTGCGGCCGGGCGAGCTGTACCGGTCGACCACGATCCACAGTTTCACCACGGTCACCGCCTGA
- a CDS encoding ribulokinase, with translation MTSPHLLAPIPPSEESEQYTVGVDFGTLSGRAVVVRVRDGQELAAAVHPYRHGVIDRYLPQGGAPLPPDWALQHPQDWRDVLRHAVPQALAAAGIDPAAVIGIATDFTACTVLPTRADGTPLAETELAGRPHAWPKLWKHHAAQSHADRINELAHARGEKWIARYGGRISAEWQFAKALQVLEEDPLVYENCARWIEAADWIVWQLTGTESRNACTAGYKGIHQDGAYPSEEYLAALNPRFADFARTRLAFPLSALGSRVGSLSTEAAAWTGLRPGIAVAAGNVDAHVTAAAAQAVEDGQLLAIMGTSTCHVVNAPVLADVPGICGVVAGGIVEGTYGYEAGQSAVGDIFAWVLEQGIPSDYLAEAAERGEDLHTLLTRKAAGQPVGGHGLVALDWLNGNRSVLVDHHLSGVIVGLTLATRPEDVYRAMLEATAFGTRVIVEALETGGVPVYEFIVAGGLAKNELLMQIYSDVLRRPVSLAASDQGPALGSAIHAAVAAGAHTDVRTATAAMGRRLPAVYRPDTSRADAYDALFAEYRLLHDHFGTGGLLHRLRSMRDTTRTAG, from the coding sequence TTGACGTCACCCCATCTCCTCGCGCCCATCCCTCCCTCCGAGGAATCGGAGCAGTACACGGTCGGCGTCGACTTCGGCACGCTGTCGGGCCGCGCCGTGGTGGTGCGGGTTCGCGACGGTCAGGAACTTGCCGCGGCGGTCCACCCCTACCGGCACGGCGTCATCGACCGATACCTGCCGCAAGGCGGCGCGCCATTGCCTCCGGACTGGGCCCTGCAACACCCCCAGGACTGGCGGGACGTACTGCGTCACGCCGTCCCGCAGGCCCTGGCGGCGGCGGGGATCGATCCCGCCGCGGTGATCGGCATCGCCACCGACTTCACCGCCTGCACCGTCCTGCCCACGCGGGCCGACGGGACCCCCCTCGCCGAGACCGAGCTCGCCGGACGGCCGCATGCCTGGCCCAAGCTGTGGAAGCACCACGCCGCCCAGTCCCACGCCGACCGCATCAACGAACTCGCCCACGCCCGCGGGGAGAAGTGGATCGCCCGCTACGGCGGCCGGATCTCCGCCGAGTGGCAGTTCGCGAAGGCCCTCCAGGTCCTGGAGGAAGATCCGCTCGTCTACGAAAACTGCGCGCGGTGGATCGAGGCCGCCGACTGGATCGTGTGGCAGCTCACCGGAACCGAGTCCCGCAACGCCTGCACCGCCGGGTACAAGGGCATCCACCAGGACGGTGCCTACCCGAGCGAGGAGTACCTGGCCGCGCTGAACCCCCGGTTCGCCGACTTCGCACGCACCCGCCTCGCATTCCCGCTCTCCGCCCTGGGCTCACGCGTGGGCTCGCTCAGTACGGAGGCCGCAGCGTGGACAGGGCTGCGGCCCGGCATCGCCGTGGCCGCGGGCAACGTCGACGCCCATGTCACCGCGGCGGCGGCCCAGGCCGTCGAGGACGGACAACTGCTCGCCATCATGGGGACCTCCACCTGCCACGTCGTGAACGCCCCCGTCCTCGCCGACGTCCCCGGCATCTGCGGTGTCGTGGCCGGCGGGATCGTCGAGGGAACCTACGGCTACGAGGCCGGCCAGAGTGCGGTCGGCGACATCTTCGCCTGGGTGCTGGAGCAAGGCATCCCGTCGGACTACCTCGCCGAGGCCGCCGAGCGCGGCGAGGACCTGCACACCCTGCTGACCCGGAAGGCCGCCGGCCAGCCGGTCGGCGGACACGGACTGGTCGCCCTCGACTGGCTGAACGGCAACCGTTCGGTCCTCGTCGACCACCACCTCTCCGGAGTCATCGTGGGTCTCACCCTCGCGACCCGCCCCGAGGACGTCTACCGCGCGATGCTCGAAGCCACCGCGTTCGGCACCCGCGTCATCGTGGAGGCCCTGGAAACAGGCGGCGTACCGGTCTACGAGTTCATCGTCGCCGGCGGACTGGCCAAGAACGAACTGCTGATGCAGATCTACTCCGACGTGCTGCGCCGCCCCGTCTCCCTCGCCGCATCCGACCAGGGCCCCGCCCTCGGGTCGGCCATCCACGCCGCCGTGGCCGCCGGCGCGCACACCGATGTGCGAACGGCCACCGCCGCCATGGGCCGCCGACTGCCTGCCGTCTACAGGCCCGACACCTCCCGGGCCGACGCCTACGACGCCCTGTTCGCCGAGTACAGGCTCCTGCACGACCACTTCGGGACCGGCGGTCTGCTGCACCGCCTGAGGAGCATGCGCGACACGACCCGCACAGCGGGCTGA
- a CDS encoding ROK family protein codes for MTGTGRASGGAEAAPASQQGMRRRNLAVVIGVVAAHGPLSRADVAGHTGLTRPAVSSMVDELIGRGALTETETAPSGRVGRPGRALALNDRGPAGLGLEIGVTHLAACVVDLRGEPRVWRRVERANAGRPAGEVLAEAAALGAEAESEAAALGLRVEGRVLAVPGVVPNSPGGLVANAPNLGWQAVRPADHWPDPETAPEPENEANLGALAEQWHRGNPAETFVHVSAEAGIGAALVIGGQLFRGARGFAGELGHLPVHPEGAPCACGARGCLEQYAGEAAVLREAGLEPVGDPVALLAERAAAGDPATLRALDRAGRALGLALTSAVNLIDPDGLVLGGAYAELADWLLPSVRAELAARVTVRPWNPEAVRPSALGRRGPVLGAAWSTVRQIIADPARLPIR; via the coding sequence ATGACGGGGACCGGCAGGGCGAGCGGGGGCGCGGAGGCCGCGCCCGCCTCGCAGCAGGGGATGCGCCGGCGGAACCTCGCGGTGGTGATCGGCGTGGTCGCCGCACACGGACCGCTCTCCCGGGCGGACGTGGCCGGGCACACGGGCCTGACCAGGCCGGCCGTCTCCTCCATGGTCGACGAGCTCATCGGCCGAGGAGCGCTGACCGAGACGGAGACCGCGCCCAGCGGACGGGTCGGCCGCCCCGGACGGGCGCTGGCCCTGAACGACCGGGGTCCCGCGGGCCTCGGCCTGGAGATCGGCGTCACCCATCTCGCCGCGTGCGTCGTGGACCTGCGCGGTGAACCCCGGGTGTGGCGTCGCGTGGAGCGGGCCAACGCGGGCCGGCCGGCCGGAGAGGTGCTGGCGGAGGCCGCCGCGCTGGGCGCCGAGGCGGAGTCCGAGGCCGCGGCCCTCGGCCTGCGCGTCGAGGGCCGCGTCCTGGCCGTGCCGGGGGTGGTGCCGAACTCGCCGGGCGGGCTGGTCGCGAACGCGCCGAACCTCGGCTGGCAGGCGGTGCGCCCCGCCGACCACTGGCCCGACCCCGAGACCGCGCCCGAGCCGGAGAACGAAGCCAACCTCGGGGCGCTGGCCGAGCAGTGGCACCGGGGCAACCCCGCCGAGACCTTCGTACACGTCTCCGCCGAGGCCGGAATCGGTGCCGCACTGGTCATCGGCGGGCAGCTGTTCCGTGGCGCCCGCGGCTTCGCGGGCGAACTCGGCCACCTGCCCGTCCACCCGGAGGGCGCCCCTTGCGCCTGCGGGGCACGCGGCTGCCTGGAGCAGTACGCGGGCGAAGCGGCCGTGCTGCGCGAGGCCGGGCTGGAACCCGTCGGCGACCCGGTGGCCCTGCTCGCCGAGCGGGCGGCCGCCGGGGACCCCGCGACCCTGCGCGCCCTGGACCGCGCGGGACGGGCCCTGGGCCTCGCCCTCACCTCGGCGGTGAACCTGATCGACCCGGACGGCCTCGTTCTGGGCGGCGCCTACGCCGAACTCGCCGACTGGCTCCTCCCGTCGGTACGCGCCGAACTGGCCGCCCGGGTCACCGTCCGGCCCTGGAACCCGGAGGCGGTACGCCCCTCCGCCCTGGGGCGCCGCGGACCGGTGCTGGGCGCAGCATGGTCGACCGTCCGGCAGATCATCGCTGATCCCGCCCGCCTGCCCATCCGCTGA